A portion of the Perognathus longimembris pacificus isolate PPM17 chromosome 20, ASM2315922v1, whole genome shotgun sequence genome contains these proteins:
- the Edc3 gene encoding enhancer of mRNA-decapping protein 3 isoform X1, which produces MCLSPRVLGAAPGPPRGPMGTMATDWLGSIVSINCGDSLGVYQGRVSAVDQASQTISLTRPFHNGVKCLVPEVTFRAGDITELKILEIPGPGDGQPLGDPPPAEPGPAGPHGPGKAAKKAAACSSAPQSIPRRTDARGQDVAVSPQQQCSRSYVDRHAEPLSQAKGFRRRHNSWSSSSRHPGQATPKKSGLRNGQAKSKDEECFGEDAGAIPDTDFDFEGNLALFDKAAVFEEIDTYERRGARARGVPSERPARYRHDENILEAEPIVYRRISVPHTGSKEFCTDSGLVVPSVSYELHKKLLSVAEKHGLTLERRLEMTGVCASQMALTLLGGPNRLTPKNVHQRPAVAVLCGPHVKGAQGISCGRHLANHDVQVVLFLPNFVKMLEPITNELSLFSKTQGQQVSSLKDLPTSPVDLVINCLDCPENAFLRDQPWYKAAVAWANQNRAPVLSIDPPARELEPGIDAKWSLALGLPLPLGEHAGRVYLCDIGIPQQVFQEAGISYHSPFGCKFVIPLHSA; this is translated from the exons ATGTGCCTGTCCCCCAGGGTGTTGGGAGCAGCGCCTGGTCCTCCCCGCGGTCCCATGGGAACCATGGCTACGGACTGGCTGGGCAGCATCGTGTCCATCAACTGCGGGGACAGCTTGGGCGTCTACCAGGGCAGAGTGTCGGCCGTGGATCAGGCCAGCCAGACCATTTCCCTCACCAGGCCTTTCCACAACGGGGTGAAGTGCCTGGTGCCAGAGGTCACCTTCAG GGCGGGGGACATCACGGAACTGAAAATCCTGGAGATcccggggccgggggacggccagccGTTGGGGGACCCTCCCCCGGCCGAGCCGGGCCCCGCCGGCCCCCACGGCCCCGGCAAGGCGGCCAAGAAGGCGGCCGCCTGCAGCAGCGCCCCGCAGAGCATCCCGCGCAGGACGGACGCCCGCGGCCAGGACGTGGCCGTCTCCCCGCAGCAGCAGTGCTCGCGGAGCTACGTGGACCGGCACGCCGAGCCGCTGAGCCAGGCCAAGGGCTTCCGCCGGCGGCACAACTCGT gGTCGTCCAGCAGCCGGCACCCGGGCCAGGCCACCCCGAAGAAGAGCGGGCTGAGGAACGGGCAGGCGAAGAGCAAGGACGAGGAGTGCTTCGGCGAGGACGCGGGCGCCATCCCCGACACCGACTTCGACTTCGAGGGCAACCTGGCGCTCTTCGACAAGGCGGCCGTGTTCGAGGAGATCGACACGTACgagcggcggggcgcgcgggcccgGGGCGTCCCCAGCGAGCGGCCCGCCCGCTACCGGCACGACGAGAACATCCTGGAGGCCGAGCCCATCGTGTACCGCCGCATCAGCGTGCCGCACACCGGCAGCAAGGAGTTCTGCACCG ACTCGGGGCTGGTGGTGCCCAGCGTGTCGTACGAGCTGCACAAGAAGCTGCTGTCGGTGGCGGAGAAGCACGGGCTGACGCTGGAGCGGCGGCTGGAGATGACGGGCGTGTGCGCCAGCCAGATGGCGCTCACCCTCCTGGGGGGCCCCAACAG GCTGACGCCTAAGAACGTGCACCAGCGGCCGGCGGTGGCGGTCCTGTGCGGGCCCCACGTGAAGGGCGCGCAGGGCATCAGCTGCGGGCGGCACCTCGCCAACCACGACGTGCAGGTCGTCCTCTTCCTGCCCAACTTCGTCAAGATGCTGGAGCCCATCACCAACGAGCTGTCCCTCTTCAGCAAGACCCAGGGCCAGCAGGTGTCCAGCCTCAAGG ATCTGCCCACCAGCCCCGTGGACCTGGTCATCAACTGCCTGGACTGCCCCGAGAACGCCTTCCTGCGGGACCAGCCCTGGTACAAGGCGGCCGTGGCCTGGGCCAACCAGAACCGCGCGCCGGTGCTGAGCATCGACCCGCCGGCGCGCGAGCTGGAGCCGGGCATCGACGCCAAGTGGTCGCTGGCGCTGGGGCTGCCGCTGCCCCTGGGCGAGCACGCCGGCCGCGTCTACCTGTGCGACATCGGCATCCCGCAGCAGGTCTTCCAGGAGGCCGGCATCAGCTACCACTCGCCCTTCGGCTGCAAGTTCGTCATCCCCCTGCACTCGGCCTAG
- the Edc3 gene encoding enhancer of mRNA-decapping protein 3 isoform X2, which produces MGTMATDWLGSIVSINCGDSLGVYQGRVSAVDQASQTISLTRPFHNGVKCLVPEVTFRAGDITELKILEIPGPGDGQPLGDPPPAEPGPAGPHGPGKAAKKAAACSSAPQSIPRRTDARGQDVAVSPQQQCSRSYVDRHAEPLSQAKGFRRRHNSWSSSSRHPGQATPKKSGLRNGQAKSKDEECFGEDAGAIPDTDFDFEGNLALFDKAAVFEEIDTYERRGARARGVPSERPARYRHDENILEAEPIVYRRISVPHTGSKEFCTDSGLVVPSVSYELHKKLLSVAEKHGLTLERRLEMTGVCASQMALTLLGGPNRLTPKNVHQRPAVAVLCGPHVKGAQGISCGRHLANHDVQVVLFLPNFVKMLEPITNELSLFSKTQGQQVSSLKDLPTSPVDLVINCLDCPENAFLRDQPWYKAAVAWANQNRAPVLSIDPPARELEPGIDAKWSLALGLPLPLGEHAGRVYLCDIGIPQQVFQEAGISYHSPFGCKFVIPLHSA; this is translated from the exons ATGGGAACCATGGCTACGGACTGGCTGGGCAGCATCGTGTCCATCAACTGCGGGGACAGCTTGGGCGTCTACCAGGGCAGAGTGTCGGCCGTGGATCAGGCCAGCCAGACCATTTCCCTCACCAGGCCTTTCCACAACGGGGTGAAGTGCCTGGTGCCAGAGGTCACCTTCAG GGCGGGGGACATCACGGAACTGAAAATCCTGGAGATcccggggccgggggacggccagccGTTGGGGGACCCTCCCCCGGCCGAGCCGGGCCCCGCCGGCCCCCACGGCCCCGGCAAGGCGGCCAAGAAGGCGGCCGCCTGCAGCAGCGCCCCGCAGAGCATCCCGCGCAGGACGGACGCCCGCGGCCAGGACGTGGCCGTCTCCCCGCAGCAGCAGTGCTCGCGGAGCTACGTGGACCGGCACGCCGAGCCGCTGAGCCAGGCCAAGGGCTTCCGCCGGCGGCACAACTCGT gGTCGTCCAGCAGCCGGCACCCGGGCCAGGCCACCCCGAAGAAGAGCGGGCTGAGGAACGGGCAGGCGAAGAGCAAGGACGAGGAGTGCTTCGGCGAGGACGCGGGCGCCATCCCCGACACCGACTTCGACTTCGAGGGCAACCTGGCGCTCTTCGACAAGGCGGCCGTGTTCGAGGAGATCGACACGTACgagcggcggggcgcgcgggcccgGGGCGTCCCCAGCGAGCGGCCCGCCCGCTACCGGCACGACGAGAACATCCTGGAGGCCGAGCCCATCGTGTACCGCCGCATCAGCGTGCCGCACACCGGCAGCAAGGAGTTCTGCACCG ACTCGGGGCTGGTGGTGCCCAGCGTGTCGTACGAGCTGCACAAGAAGCTGCTGTCGGTGGCGGAGAAGCACGGGCTGACGCTGGAGCGGCGGCTGGAGATGACGGGCGTGTGCGCCAGCCAGATGGCGCTCACCCTCCTGGGGGGCCCCAACAG GCTGACGCCTAAGAACGTGCACCAGCGGCCGGCGGTGGCGGTCCTGTGCGGGCCCCACGTGAAGGGCGCGCAGGGCATCAGCTGCGGGCGGCACCTCGCCAACCACGACGTGCAGGTCGTCCTCTTCCTGCCCAACTTCGTCAAGATGCTGGAGCCCATCACCAACGAGCTGTCCCTCTTCAGCAAGACCCAGGGCCAGCAGGTGTCCAGCCTCAAGG ATCTGCCCACCAGCCCCGTGGACCTGGTCATCAACTGCCTGGACTGCCCCGAGAACGCCTTCCTGCGGGACCAGCCCTGGTACAAGGCGGCCGTGGCCTGGGCCAACCAGAACCGCGCGCCGGTGCTGAGCATCGACCCGCCGGCGCGCGAGCTGGAGCCGGGCATCGACGCCAAGTGGTCGCTGGCGCTGGGGCTGCCGCTGCCCCTGGGCGAGCACGCCGGCCGCGTCTACCTGTGCGACATCGGCATCCCGCAGCAGGTCTTCCAGGAGGCCGGCATCAGCTACCACTCGCCCTTCGGCTGCAAGTTCGTCATCCCCCTGCACTCGGCCTAG
- the LOC125368229 gene encoding proline-rich protein HaeIII subfamily 1-like, which produces MRTAQPGLESPALTSDHRQEDGKRPATELGPQGQGRNPTGKPQPERRAREEAPSAGKLRHGTAPTAPRAPPTTGATVPGRRAPPPLAGPQPRDHGPVRAQARSPRQARRARNPRRAPATPPPPRAPPRSPREPPAGQGLPAPTLRTPPPEAPPSRAPPPRSPSELRPDSSSEVTRPSWTRSACQRGRSRLLPHGNVDEL; this is translated from the exons ATGCGGACCGCCCAGCCGGGGCTGGAGAGCCCGGCGCTCACCTCCGACCACCGCCAGGAAGACGGGAAAAGGCCGGCGACGGAGCTGGGGCCCCAGGGGCAGGGCCGGAACCCCACGGGAAAACCCCAGCCAGAGCGCCGCGCCCGGGAAGAGGCCCCAAgcgcggggaaactgaggcacggaacTGCGCCCACGGCCCCACGGGCCCCCCCCACCACGGGGGCCACAGTCCCTGGGCGCCGCGCGCCGCCCCCGCTAGCGGGGCCCCAGCCCCGGGACCACGGCCCCGTGCGCGCCCAGGCCCGCAGCCCCCGTCAGGCCCGCCGGGCCCGGAACCCGCGGCGGGCGCCCGCGACCCCGCCGCCGCCGAGGGCTCCGCCGCGCAGCCCGCGAGAACCCCCCGCCGGCCAGGGGCTCCCCGCACCTACCCTGCGCACGCCGCCGCCGGAAGCGCCCCCgagccgcgcgccgccgccgcgctcGCCGTCTGAG CTCCGCCCTGACAGCAGCAGCGAGGTGACACGCCCGTCCTGGACGCGCAGTGCCTGCCAGCGTGGACGTTCCCGCCTCCTCCCCCATGGGAACGTGGATGAGCTGTAG
- the LOC125368231 gene encoding cytochrome P450 1A2-like — MAPVPSFSSAAELLLAAAIFCLVFWVIRTSTSRVPKGLKSPPGPWGWPLVGHALSLGRSPHLALAGLSRRYGDVMQIRLGSTPVVVLGSLDAIRQALVRQGDAFKGRPALHSFTLVTNGQSMTFHPDSGPVWAARRRLAQDALKSFSIASHPGSAASCHLEEHARREAGRLADAFRGLTARAGRFDPYEPLVLAVARVIGAMCFGGNFPQDGEMAAVVTSSQDFVEGVSAGNAADFFPLLRYLPNPVLRRFKAFNQKFVAFLEKTVREHYQDFDKDNVRDITSALFVHAEKEASAQGVPIPREKIVNIVNDIFGAGFDTITTAVSWALMYLVTRPHVQRKIHKELDAVVGRARAPRLSDRPQLPYLEAFTLELFRHSSFVPFTIPHSTTRDTVLNGFFIPKGRCVFINQWQVNHDPETWGDPSEFRPERFLTDGETALNKALSEKVLLFGLGKRRCLGETPAKWELFLFLATLLHRLEFSLAPGAEPDLTPTYGLTMKYARCPHFRAQPRPVQ; from the exons ATGGCGCCGGTGCCAAGCTTCTCCTCCGCCGCCGAGCTGCTCCTGGCCGCCGCCATCTTCTGCCTGGTCTTCTGGGTGATCAGAACCTCGACGTCCCGGGTCCCCAAAGGGCTGAAGAGCCCCCCGGGGCCCTGGGGGTGGCCCCTGGTCGGGCACGCGCTGTCGCTGGGGCGGAGCCCGCACCTGGCGCTGGCGGGGCTGAGCCGGCGCTACGGGGACGTGATGCAGATCCGCCTGGGCTCCACGCCCGTGGTGGTGCTGGGCAGCCTGGACGCCATCCGCCAGGCCCTGGTGAGGCAGGGCGACGCCTTCAAGGGCCGCCCGGCCCTGCACAGCTTCACCCTCGTCACCAACGGCCAGAGCATGACCTTCCACCCCGACTCGGGGCCCGTGTGGGCGGCCCGCCGGCGCCTGGCGCAGGACGCGCTCAAGAGCTTCTCCATCGCCTCGCACCCGGGCTCCGCCGCCTCCTGCCACCTGGAGGAGCACGCGCGCCGCGAGGCCGGGCGCCTGGCCGACGCCTTCCGCGGCCTCACGGCCCGCGCCGGCCGCTTCGACCCCTACGAGCCGCTGGTGCTGGCGGTGGCCCGCGTCATCGGCGCCATGTGCTTCGGGGGGAACTTCCCGCAGGACGGCGAGATGGCCGCCGTGGTGACCAGCAGCCAGGACTTCGTGGAGGGCGTCTCGGCGGGCAACGCCGCGgacttcttccccctcctccgcTACCTGCCCAACCCCGTGCTGCGCCGGTTCAAGGCCTTCAACCAGAAGTTCGTGGCGTTTCTGGAGAAGACCGTCCGGGAGCATTACCAGGACTTTGACAAg GACAACGTGCGGGACATCACGAGCGCGCTGTTCGTGCACGCGGAGAAGGAGGCCTCGGCCCAGGGCGTCCCCATCCCCCGCGAGAAGATCGTCAACATCGTCAACGACATCTTCGGAGCCG GGTTCGACACCATCACCACGGCGGTTTCCTGGGCCCTCATGTACCTGGTGACCAGGCCTCATGTCCAGAGGAAGATCCACAAGGAGCTGG ACGCGGTGGTCGGCAGGGCGCGGGCCCCCCGGCTCTCCGACCGGCCCCAGCTGCCCTACCTGGAAGCCTTCACCCTGGAGTTGTTCCGGCACAGCTCCTTCGTCCCCTTCACCATCCCGCACAG CACCACGAGGGACACGGTGCTGAACGGGTTCTTCATCCCCAAGGGGCGCTGCGTCTTCATCAACCAGTGGCAGGTCAACCACGACCC GGAGACGTGGGGGGACCCCTCGGAGTTCCGCCCGGAGCGCTTCCTCACGGACGGGGAGACGGCCCTGAACAAGGCGCTGAGCGAGAAGGTGCTGCTGTTCGGCCTGGGCAAGCGGCGGTGCCTGGGCGAGACCCCCGCCAAGTGGGAGCTGTTCCTCTTCCTGGCCACGCTGCTGCACCGGCTGGAGTTCAGCCTGGCGCCGGGCGCGGAGCCCGACCTCACGCCCACCTACGGCCTCACCATGAAGTACGCCCGCTGCCCGCACTTCcgggcccagccccgccccgtccAGTGA